In Frondihabitans sp. PAMC 28766, a genomic segment contains:
- a CDS encoding mannitol dehydrogenase family protein, with protein sequence MTDTAAIALNEADLGEIRVPTPSYDRSAVTTGIVHFGLGNFHRAHQAMYVDHLMNEGKALDWGITGIGVMPRDAQMRDVLAAQDHLYTLVLKHPDGTLEPHVIGSIHDFLYAPDDPEKVLALMASPSTRIVSLTVTEGGYNIDHVTGRFVLSAPAIVADLAVGAAPTTMFGFVTEALRRRRTAGVAPFTVMSCDNIQGNGDTANQTITAFATAKDAELGAWIEANVAFPNSMVDRITPVTFDADRQMVHDEFGIDDAWPVVAEPFEQWVLEDHFTLGRPPYQDAGVQVVDDVVPYELMKLRLLNASHQGMAYFGILSGFTYAHEASTDPLIAELLRRYMDEEATPTLDPVPGIDLDDYKATLMERFGNPAIRDTLARLAAESSDRIPKWLLPVVRKNLETGGPLTLSAAVVASWARYDEAVDEKGAPIEVVDQLRVELMEAASKNRDDDLAFLRNREVFGDLVDEPRFVEAYRRALATLHGDSAQAALAEALAVE encoded by the coding sequence ATGACCGACACCGCCGCCATCGCACTCAACGAGGCCGACCTGGGCGAGATCCGAGTGCCCACTCCGTCGTACGACCGGAGCGCCGTCACGACCGGTATCGTGCACTTCGGCCTCGGCAACTTCCATCGCGCGCACCAGGCGATGTACGTCGACCACTTGATGAACGAGGGCAAGGCGCTCGACTGGGGCATCACCGGCATCGGCGTCATGCCGCGCGACGCCCAGATGCGCGACGTCCTGGCGGCGCAGGATCACCTCTACACGCTCGTGCTCAAGCACCCCGACGGCACCCTCGAGCCGCACGTGATCGGGTCGATCCACGATTTCCTCTACGCGCCCGACGACCCCGAGAAGGTCCTCGCCCTGATGGCTTCGCCGTCGACCAGGATCGTGTCGTTGACCGTCACCGAGGGTGGCTACAACATCGACCACGTCACGGGCAGGTTCGTGCTGAGCGCTCCTGCGATCGTCGCCGACCTGGCTGTCGGCGCCGCGCCCACGACGATGTTCGGCTTCGTCACCGAGGCCCTCCGCCGCCGCCGGACCGCCGGTGTCGCCCCGTTCACCGTGATGTCGTGCGACAACATCCAGGGCAACGGCGACACTGCGAATCAGACGATCACCGCGTTCGCCACGGCCAAGGACGCCGAGCTGGGCGCCTGGATCGAGGCCAACGTCGCCTTCCCCAACTCGATGGTCGACAGGATCACGCCGGTGACGTTCGACGCGGACCGCCAGATGGTGCACGACGAGTTCGGCATCGACGACGCGTGGCCCGTCGTGGCCGAGCCGTTCGAGCAGTGGGTGCTCGAAGACCACTTCACCCTGGGCCGCCCGCCGTATCAGGACGCCGGTGTGCAGGTCGTCGACGACGTCGTGCCGTACGAGCTCATGAAGCTGCGCCTGCTGAATGCATCGCACCAGGGGATGGCGTACTTCGGCATCCTGTCCGGGTTCACCTACGCGCACGAGGCGTCCACCGACCCCCTGATCGCGGAGCTGCTGCGCCGATACATGGACGAGGAGGCGACGCCGACCCTCGACCCGGTGCCCGGCATCGACCTCGACGACTACAAGGCGACCCTGATGGAGCGCTTCGGCAACCCCGCGATCCGCGACACCCTTGCGCGCTTGGCTGCGGAGTCCTCCGACAGGATCCCGAAGTGGCTGCTTCCCGTCGTCCGCAAGAACCTCGAGACCGGCGGCCCGCTCACCCTCTCGGCCGCGGTCGTCGCCTCCTGGGCCCGCTACGACGAGGCCGTCGACGAGAAGGGCGCGCCGATCGAGGTGGTCGACCAGCTGCGCGTCGAGCTGATGGAGGCCGCCTCGAAGAATCGCGACGACGACCTCGCCTTCCTCCGCAACCGCGAGGTCTTCGGCGACCTGGTCGACGAGCCGCGCTTCGTCGAGGCATATCGGCGGGCGCTCGCGACGCTCCACGGCGACAGTGCGCAGGCTGCGCTCGCCGAGGCGCTCGCCGTCGAATAG